GCGCGGATTGCGCCAGAGCCGGGGGCGTTGCGGCCGTGATGAAAGTCAGGCCGGAAAGAAGAAGGAGGATCGCCGTGTGCCGGACGGTGGATGACCGTCCGGCGCCGGCATGATCGTGGAGCGCCACGCTCAATCCCCCTTGCGCTGTTTCGCAGGGCGGTTGGTGTGCAGGCCCCAGACGGTGCCATCGCCGCCGGAGCGGAAGAGATTGGCGCGAAGCGGCCGCGCGAACAGCGGGCTTTCCAGCTCGATGGAGACGTATTCGCCGGCGCGGTCGCCGACATGCGTCCAGCCCGCTCCTATGTCGAAGCCCTCCTCGTCGCCGAGCAGAACGCGATAGTCGGGAGCGTTCTCGGATTCCGAAGGCTCGGCCGGAACGAGCGTGAGTTCAGCGTCAAGGCCGAGCGCCTTCAGGTGCCCCTCGAAACCGCGTTCGGTGCGGATGAGTTGGCCGATCTGCGCCATGGTGGTGGTCTCCTGTTTTTCGCGGTGGGAACGGGATGGACGCGCCGTCACCGCGTCGGCGCGCGCCAAACGAAACGGCCGTCGCCGTCTTCGTCGGTGTAGAGAGGGGTGGCCCGGCCGATGACCGCCGAGGCAGGAAGCGGACCGAAGTAGCGCCCGTCGAGGCTGTCACGGGCTTCCGGGTTCATGAGGAAGACTTCGCCGTTCGCGACGCGCCGGCAGCCCTGCCAAACGGGCAGATCGCGGCCACGGCTGTCGCGGTCGCGCGCCTCACCGAGCGGCACGGCGTCGATGGTGACGGCGCGACTGTGGCGGCAGACGCGCTGTCCAGGCAGCGCCATGACGCGCTTGAGAAGGGGTACATCAGGCCCGACATAACCGCGCTCGACCATGAATGCGGCGAGCGGCTCGGGCGGCATGACGGCGACCAGGTCGGTAACGTCGAGACGGTCGGCGGGCGCGATGCCGTATAGGCCGATCGGCACGCTGGCGGAGACGTTCCAGACCAGCTTGAGCGGGGTCGGAACGACGGCGGAAACGGCGATGCCGATCACGGCGGCCGTCGTCACCATGGCGTAGCGGAGACGGGTCATCCTTCAATCTCCCGCCGCCGAAGCCACGCGCGATGGCGCTCCATCGAATACGGGCGCGGCGCTTCTCCGGTGCTCATCCGGTGGGCGACATGGCGCCAGTGATCGGGCGCGACATCACAAGGGTCGATGTGGGTGGCCTCGATGGCATCGATGTGCCGCAGCACGTCTTCGACCTTCGGCCAGCTTTCGATCTTCAGCAGGATTTCGCCGCCGGGGCGTGCGAAGGGCAGCGTCTGATAGGCGTCGCCCGGCGCGACTGCCCGCACGATGTCGATGCGCGATATGACGGTGCCGAAGTCGTTCGCCGCCCAGCGGACGAACGCGAAGACGGTGTTCGGCCGGAACGAGACGATGCGCCTGTGGCGATCGAGGATATGTTCCCGCGCCTCGCGGCCGAACCTGATCCAGTATTCGATCTTCTTCTCGATCCACGTCAATTCGACATGGGTCAGGTCGTCCTGGGATTGCACGGCCGACGTCGGGCCGCTGCGCATGCGGTGGGCCGCGATGCCGGTCATGGAGTGTCTCCTTCGGTGGACGGGAATTCGCGCGCGAGCAGATCGCGCAGCATGTCGGCGACGGTGACGTCGCGCTGGAAGGCGGCAATCTTGATGCGTCCGCGCAGCTCGGGTGTGATGTCGATGGTCAGCCTGGCCGAATAGGTGGTGGCCACTTCCCTGCCGCCCGACGATGCATCCCCGGCCTTGATCCAGCCTTCCGGATCGACCGGTCGGGACGCGAAGCCTCGGCGGGTCGGGCGCTCGCTCATGACGCGATCCTCCCGATACCGAGCCGCGAAATCTCGACCAGCAACGCCGTGATCTCGCGGGCGGCGGGACTGTCGCCAGCGATCTCCGAGGCGAGCCG
The Mesorhizobium australicum genome window above contains:
- a CDS encoding DUF736 domain-containing protein — protein: MAQIGQLIRTERGFEGHLKALGLDAELTLVPAEPSESENAPDYRVLLGDEEGFDIGAGWTHVGDRAGEYVSIELESPLFARPLRANLFRSGGDGTVWGLHTNRPAKQRKGD
- a CDS encoding S26 family signal peptidase, translating into MTRLRYAMVTTAAVIGIAVSAVVPTPLKLVWNVSASVPIGLYGIAPADRLDVTDLVAVMPPEPLAAFMVERGYVGPDVPLLKRVMALPGQRVCRHSRAVTIDAVPLGEARDRDSRGRDLPVWQGCRRVANGEVFLMNPEARDSLDGRYFGPLPASAVIGRATPLYTDEDGDGRFVWRAPTR
- a CDS encoding DUF2840 domain-containing protein, producing MTGIAAHRMRSGPTSAVQSQDDLTHVELTWIEKKIEYWIRFGREAREHILDRHRRIVSFRPNTVFAFVRWAANDFGTVISRIDIVRAVAPGDAYQTLPFARPGGEILLKIESWPKVEDVLRHIDAIEATHIDPCDVAPDHWRHVAHRMSTGEAPRPYSMERHRAWLRRREIEG